A part of Miscanthus floridulus cultivar M001 chromosome 6, ASM1932011v1, whole genome shotgun sequence genomic DNA contains:
- the LOC136458096 gene encoding transcription factor MYBS1-like: MTTLATAATAAWTREEDKAFENAVAAAAAPPADGPPDDGWFTALVASVPARTAEEVRRHYEALVEDVAAIEAGRIPLPRYAGEESSAATPEGSGAAASAPKDGGGGGGHRREERKSGGGVDAGKSCSKAEQERRKGVPWTEEEHRLFLLGLDKFGKGDWRSISRNFVISRTPTQVASHAQKYFIRLNSMNRDRRRSSIHDITSVTAGEVAATGAPITGGPAAAGVMPMGPAGMKHHHPAAPPMGMYGHAPMGHPVAGHMVAPAAVGTPVMFPPGHHSPYVVPVGYPAPPAKMHQ; this comes from the exons ATGACCACTCTGGCgacggcggccacggcggcgtggACAAGGGAGGAGGACAAGGCGTTCGAGAACGCGGTGGCGGCTGCCGCGGCGCCGCCGGCGGACGGGCCGCCTGATGATGGCTGGTTCACGGCGCTCGTGGCGAGCGTGCCGGCGCGGACGGCGGAGGAGGTGCGGCGGCACTACGAGGCGCTGGTGGAGGACGTGGCCGCCATCGAGGCCGGCCGCATCCCGCTCCCGCGCTACGCTGGGGAGGAGTCGTCCGCCGCGACGCCCGAGGGCTCCGGAGCCGCCGCCTCCGCGCCCaaggacggaggaggaggaggcgggcaCCGACGCGAAGAACGGAAGAGTGGCGGCGGCGTTGACGCGGGGAAGAGTTGCTCTAAGGCTGAGCAGGAGCGGCGCAAGGGCGTCCCGTGGACGGAAGAGGAGCACAG GTTGTTCTTGCTGGGTCTGGACAAGTTCGGCAAGGGCGACTGGCGGAGCATCTCGCGCAACTTCGTCATCTCACGGACGCCGACGCAGGTGGCGAGCCACGCGCAGAAGTACTTCATCCGCCTCAACTCCATGAACCGGGACCGGCGCCGCTCCAGCATCCATGACATCACCAGCGTGACCGCCGGCGAGGTCGCCGCGACCGGCGCACCCATCACGGGCGGCCCGGCCGCCGCGGGGGTGATGCCGATGGGGCCCGCTGGCATGAAGCACCACCACCCGGCGGCGCCGCCGATGGGCATGTACGGGCACGCGCCCATGGGCCACCCAGTCGCGGGGCACATGGTGGCGCCGGCGGCCGTCGGCACGCCCGTCATGTTCCCGCCGGGTCATCACTCGCCCTATGTCGTGCCAGTGGGATACCCGGCGCCACCGGCCAAGATGCACCAATGA
- the LOC136460501 gene encoding uncharacterized protein yields MVENHSIVEQAHEIQALAKELEHFPCLLSDKFMAGGIIAKLPPSWRDFATSLKHKRQEFSVAKLIGSLDVEERERAKDNHGKGVESSTVNMVQKKNSFASHNKKKKNIQENNNAKLKQTTQFKKKNNKKGRGCFVCGSDEHWTSACLDRKYKQEKKSANVVISETRGGTSGYGRQD; encoded by the exons atggttgaaaaccattctatagtcgaacaggctcatgagatacaggcgctagcaaaggaactagaacatttcccatgTTTGTTGTCCGACAAATTTATGGCCGGTGGTATAAtagctaagctgccaccttcttggagggattttgctacttctctaaaacacaagagacaagagtttagcgtggctaagCTTATTggttctcttgatgttgaggagagggagagagcaaaagacaatcatggaaaaggagttgagtcttccactgtcaatatggtgcagaagaaaaactcatttgcatcccataataaaaagaagaagaacatacaagagaacaacaatgcaaagcttAAGCAAACTACAcaatttaagaagaaaaacaacaagaaaggtagAGGTTgttttgtttgcgggagtgatgagcattggacaAGTGCGTGCCTAGACcgtaaatataagcaagaaaagaaatcagcaaacgtggtgattagcgagactagaggaggaacatctgggtatg GCCGGCAGGACTAG